In Sander lucioperca isolate FBNREF2018 chromosome 12, SLUC_FBN_1.2, whole genome shotgun sequence, one DNA window encodes the following:
- the slc26a10 gene encoding solute carrier family 26 member 10, with amino-acid sequence MSASVAVYRNIYTEDRFKQAYGSDDSTSGSLRLRDKLAGRCRCSRQTCLHLLRERVPIFNWLPRYRLKKWILGDTIGGLTVGILHIPQGMAFALLTSVAPIFGLYTSFFPVVLYMVFGTGRHVSTGTFAVVSLMTGSVVEQLVPTPLEMNSSSSEAADFEAQRIGVASAVALLSGIIMLCMFGLQLGFLSTYLSEPIVKAFTSAAAFHVTISQLQSMLGLRLPRHTGSFSLFKTLASVMENLPHTNTAELLISLVCLAVLVPVKEINMRYRQRLCTPIPVEILTVIIATGVAYASSLDSTYNIEIVGHIPAGFPGPRMPALHTFPDIAGDTVAITFVGYAVSVSLAMIYADKHGYSIHPNQELLAHGISNTVSSFFTCFPSSATLATTNILESAGGYTQLSGLFTSLVVLVVLLLIGPLFYFLPKAVLACINVTSLRQMFLQFQELPELWRISRIDFMVWVVTWLSVVVLNVDVGLAIGVVFSMMTVICRTQRAGCSVLGRASNTEIYRPLENHSKCYEVPGVKILTYNGPIYYGNRSFFREEMSRLLGLTPERIRSREKARKAMEKREREAIVSTVERAIANTSFSSENEFFKSETSESNVQAVLIDCSSVTFVDVAGARLFTQMCTECQKVGVYVYLANCNESVLKILTSSGLMTYMNPQHIFVTVHDAVMYIQQQKEKPPENTTTVWV; translated from the exons ATGAGCGCTTCTGTGGCCGTGTACAGGAATATTTACACAGAGGACCGCTTCAAACAGGCCTACGGCTCCGATGATAGCACAAGTGGAAGTTTGCGGCTCCGGGATAAGCTTGCCGGGAGGTGCAGGTGTTCGAGGCAAACCTGCCTTCACCTGTTGAGGGAGAGAGTGCCCATTTTCAACTGGCTGCCAAGATACAGACTAAAGAAATGGATTTTAGGAGATACTATTGGGGGACTGACAGTTGGTATTCTTCACATTCCGCAAG GCATGGCCTTCGCGTTACTCACGTCTGTGGCACCAATATTTGGCCTTTACACCTCCTTCTTCCCTGTGGTCCTCTACATGGTTTTTGGCACAGGTCGCCACGTGTCCACTG GTACCTTTGCTGTGGTGAGTCTGATGACTGGTTCTGTAGTGGAACAGCTGGTTCCCACTCCTCTGGAGATGAACTCCAGTTCGTCTGAAGCGGCCGACTTTGAGGCCCAGAGGATTGGAGTTGCTTCAGCTGTAGCACTCCTCTCAGGAATTATTATG CTCTGTATGTTTGGTCTTCAGCTGGGCTTCCTCTCCACCTATCTGTCAGAGCCAATTGTTAAGGCTTTCACCAGTGCTGCGGCCTTCCATGTTACCATCTCGCAGCTGCAAAGCATGCTGGGGCTGCGGCTCCCTCGCCACACTGGGTCCTTTTCCCTCTTTAAG ACTTTAGCGTCTGTGATGGAGAACCTGCCTCACACTAACACGGCTGAGCTGCTGATCTCCTTGGTGTGTTTGGCTGTTCTGGTGCCAGTTAAGGAGATCAACATGCGTTACCGGCAGCGCCTGTGTACACCTATCCCCGTGGAGATTCTCACG GTGATTATTGCTACAGGTGTGGCCTATGCCTCCTCGCTGGACTCTACTTACAACATTGAGATAGTTGGCCACATCCCAGCTGG ATTCCCGGGGCCACGGATGCCTGCCTTGCACACTTTCCCTGACATTGCTGGAGACACAGTAGCCATAACATTTGTTGGTTATGCTGTGTCGGTTTCACTGGCAATGATCTATGCCGATAAACATGGATATTCCATACATCCCAACCAG GAGCTCCTGGCTCACGGTATCTCCAACACagtgtcttctttttttacctGCTTTCCCAGCTCAGCCACTCTTGCCACCACTAATATACTCGAGAGTGCTGGAGGATACACGCAG CTCTCCGGCTTGTTCACAAGTCTCGTTGTTCTGGTTGTCCTGCTGCTGATTGGACCGCTGTTCTACTTCCTACCAAag GCAGTCCTGGCATGCATCAACGTCACCAGCCTCAGGCAGATGTTCCTGCAGTTCCAGGAGTTACCTGAACTGTGGAGAATCAGCAGGATTGACTTT ATGGTTTGGGTGGTAACCTGGCTCTCTGTAGTGGTACTCAACGTGGATGTTGGCCTGGCTATCGGAGTGGTTTTCTCTATGATGACCGTCATCTGCCGCACACAAAG GGCTGGTTGTTCAGTGCTTGGTCGGGCCAGTAACACAGAAATTTACAGACCTCTGGAGAACCACAGCAAG TGCTATGAGGTACCTGGGGTGAAGATCCTGACTTACAACGGGCCTATTTACTACGGCAACCGTAGCTTCTTCAGGGAGGAGATGAGCAGGCTGCTGGGCCTGACGCCAGAGAGAATCCGCAGCCGagagaaagctaggaaagccatggagaaaagggagagagaggccaTCGTCAGCACTGTG GAAAGAGCCATTGCAAACACATCATTTTCTTCAGAAAATGAGTTCTTTAAATCTG AAACATCTGAGAGTAATGTTCAGGCAGTGTTAATTGATTGCAGCAGTGTGACTTTTGTTGATGTTGCTGGAGCAAGACTCTTTACACAG ATGTGTACTGAATGCCAGAAAGTTGGAGTTTATGTATATTTGGCAAACTGCAATG AGAGCGTATTGAAGATCCTAACATCAAGTGGTCTAATGACCTACATGAACCCTcaacatatttttgtcactGTTCATGATGCAGTGATGTATATTCAACAGCAGAAG GAAAAACCTCCAGAGAACACCACGACTGTTTGGGTATGA